The Montipora capricornis isolate CH-2021 chromosome 3, ASM3666992v2, whole genome shotgun sequence genome includes the window CGCTCTACCATCGAAGTTATCAAGCCCCTATCGATTTTATTGTTTAAGCGCCGAACATTGTGTTTCAGCACGTTTTAACAGTTGTTAAATTAATTGAGATTCAAGTtttcgtttttgggtcttcagtcttcggtcttcgttttgtagacaCCCcccgttgggagctggtcactttcAAGTTCATAttggttgcggtcgcattagggagttactgttaaatcaagttctattgttctacggagattcacattaaatttGTCGAACACCTgttaaaatgccatttttaacatatctttattacTCTTGTTGCTTCCAAACGCCAGACATAGCGTTTTTaaaaatcatcactccacatatttTTATCCCGGTCAATTAAGTCACCCATAGTATTATTCtgtactttctcaaatcccataaaaaCGATgcctatgcaattttttttttggaggaggagggggggggggggaaaggttGGGTAAAAGAGGTGCATTATGGGAGAAAGTAGTGAATGGTTGGGAGGGAGCCTCTACCTCCCGCACTGTAGTCCAATGCACGACCAATTGAGCCCATCGCTTGGTGCAAGTGGACAGAGGTTCAAAGTCTGGCCCACCAACACTCCGTATCTTTAGATACCTTTGGAGAAATCACTGCCATTGTACTGACATCTGCCTTTCCAGTCACCCATTAGCCActtttttcaacatttccaCTGTTCAAAAAGGGTTGGTGCAAAAGTTTCTATTTCAGTTCAGTGAGATCAAATTAATATGGACTAAATTCAGCCGCTTGAATCACTTTCTTAATCTCTTCACCCACAGAAGAACAACTTCAGTATAATACAATTTTTGGCAACCTACGTTTGAAAAATCCCAAACAATCTGTCAGTACTTAGAGCAAAATTACCACCATGTTCCATACACACCCCTTCAGCATACGGTACTCAGACGCAATCCGCGAGATTTCCTCTGATTGAAGTCCAACTATTGATCCAACTGTATTGCATGATAGTGAATCCTGACAATAAATAATACCGGTAATCATTTGTTTATTGTTCACAGAAAATGAACGTTATCTACACAAATGAATCCCCTCACTGCCTTACCTCTTTTCCTTCCATAACAGAAATTCccttcagcaatgattttagaCGTTTCtggaacaaacaaaaatatgacaACATATTGTTTGGGAAAAACTAAAACTTCAGTACGGCtacatttgaaatttcaagcattggatttttttcaaatcaagatAACACTAAATGTATTAATTGTTCtttataaaatacaaaaaatagcggTGTGCAAATCACGTGTCAACATGTCACAGTGATTCAGATCGGAGGAGGACATGTAGTTGTGAAGTGTCTCTGTTCGGTGGTAGATCGAGCTAGAGTATCCACCAGAGACGGATTTAAACTAGTAGCAACCATATGCAACCCTGTCAGCATTTTACACGAGTACAATACCTGCTCCACCACACATTCATCTTCTTCACTTGCCAATTCTGACTTCATTCTTCCAGGGATGGCAGCCGCCGCAGCCTTTTTTTTCTCAGCTTGCTCCTTTTCTtaatgaaaaaggaagaaataacaatggcatttacatgtatattctcGTCGCTGATCATCAAATATCTCTACTGGCTGCAACAGAGAGAATACAGAGACTAGAACAATGACTACCTCCTCAGTTTTCATATATCCTTCATCATACTTGACTGCCTATGGGTTCTATTCTACATTTGCAACTGAGCAGCTCCCGGGTTGCTTGACTCCCCGGCTCATCTGTAGAGCCATTTGCAGCACAATCACATGGTCATCAGCTGAAATCCTATTTAAAcccggccattttttcaactgTGATGATCTTTCGCTAAGAAATTCATGATTGTCTCTTATTGACTTACTTTGTCTCTCTGCTCTTTGCTAAATCCATACTGCCTGTGGAATTTTAACaatacaaatttagcacaggtAAATAAAAAACCAATGGAAAAGAGAAAGAATGGGCTCCTACTTTGGAAATTATTGAATGTGACTGTGTAGCCACAGatgattttaaacaaaaaacttacaaaaaaaaagtaatattgTTTCAATTGGCTTTAGATCATGACAAAGAGTTAAAGATCAGTGACATTCAATCAAGGTGGAAAGAGCATCTCTATCATGACCCATGCTCCTCAGGAAATTGGATGACGACTCTGCACATCACAGTAAAATGAATAATCATTGTCATTTTTTATGGGTGATTTTCATGTAAAATCATTGCTGCCATGTTGGTTGGCAAAaccaaaagatctctcattggctcctcttgtttgtccaccagatataattattgtacattaaataaataatattattattatccgagtctctagagattggttgcaaaccgtGTATTGTAGACTGTTGCTTTAAAGATGACGACACGTTgtgcaacaaatgttgaaacGTGTGTTGTCTGCTTCTagaaactgaaaaacaataacTTGATGAATGATGTTCAAGAAATGGAAACCTGCATGTTGAACGGGACATAGCTCATCTCTATTTCCATCAAActtttttcaacaaatttcaGTCTGTTGAATGGCTTGCTTTAGCATCCAACATAACATGTATAcgatacacggttcaacatttgttgaccAACATTTAAACGTTGGACTGCGTGTCGTcaggttaaggacggtgcctactattgttattgcgcaaacgttctgcgcatctcgagatactcggatttcctatggctggtgattattaatacagggatatttttgcgcggttcaaaactatgcggagaaagtagaacttagtAAGTGAtgtcggtatccaaaaaggaaactgggggtaacccggcgtttttcagagataattaagcttcaatttggaaaagaacgccatacattgctttgtattttaaagctttttataaacattgttgataaattatcttcgaaaaatgcgtggttacccccaattttctttttggatttcaataacacttgttaagatctgcttttcccgcacattcagcaaaccgcgcaaaaatacctttgcaCCGCCCTAAGAGGAGATCACCTTTGTAATGTGAATGTGTGATCTGTTGACTTGAACTCAATTTAGAAATTGTGTATGAAAAGTTTAATTTAACGGAGCTGTGTTACCaaagcatagttaatgcattgagatggttatgaaactcgacaagtcttcttgtttcatgtttttgtctgtatttttggccttgacggtgcacaaaacacacctttttttgagaagataaccaatcaaatcttttgatTAAATTACatgcaactaatttgcgaacccatGCGAAGTGAAAACAAGAAATTGTGCACTGTCACAGTcagttcaacatcgattgcgacaacatcgTTCTCGcgtttgaaggttttaaggtttatTTATATAAACCAGTCCCTTGACTGGGAGTTGGCAACCAAATCAAACCAAACATAAAAATAACTGCTTAAAACATTGAAgcaaggtttgaataaaacagcaaatacaaaaggacgCACGGATGGGGAAAATTGGataagattaaaatggatttttGATTCggatttttgaaaattgttcaGCATAACAGTTTTTGAAAGTTAATCTccgttgtttgtaacttaaccctttccctccaAAGagtggcacttatagattttactctgtctaaggtcagacgattttactcgtcaatggggagcctctcaggggtgaaagggttaaattctgtatgctcgacagacatttttttaCCACAAAGTTTTGATCTGTGTTGTATAAAAGAAAAGTACTTTCTGGGGTAACATTAAGTTGCATAGCAAGTAGGGACCGGTGAGTAATTgttaaaactacacaaaatggTTAAACTACACAAAATAAACTGCAGTGccatgacacagcccctttgaAGAGCTGGTAGGCATTAAAGGGGCACTATCATgcttaatttgctgtttttaggtcaaaaatcATCGttgtaaataatgaaaatgtcCCTTAACCCATTAACATCCCCCAAAAGCGGCCCCAAAaggcgagtaaaatcgtctggcattagacagagtgaaatctataATAATATTCTCAATCTCAGGAGagaattcttgggtttcacatGGTGTCATGGCCACAGTCATGTTGGTCTccccaaacaaagaaatggcggcatgttggtgtcccgacccaatcctccgggaattgaactctgtcattatgcaaacgttttcttttgtttttggtgaaaaacatggctgttgatcacgtgagtgaaaaccaagagtGGGGTAACCCTTTAAAGGGTTTTGGAGTGGACCAATTGGTGTTGACATTAAAGGGGCTTTGAAGTGCGAAAtatcttttgaaatttaaagatggatgatgaagaatggtgtttaatttcttttttggaatACCTTCTTTCGTTCCACAGATGTTCaagttttttgtttaaaaaatgacatcacAAAAATTGCAAATGACTCTAATGAATCACAAAATTGACATTATCAAATTTGGCAACAGTAATCTACATCAAGTAACACAAAAAAATGATACCCTCTTGCTGTTGCCATGGCCACCATTTTTGCTGCAGCATCTATTTAACTCCAGATTGATTTTCTCATTCATTGTCACGACGAGGCATGTCCACTGTCAGTAAGCTTATGCAGAGATGTAAAACACTATGGGCAGCACATGCATTTCAAGTCTGACCATCTGCCTGTACTTATCTGTTCAAAATCCAAGATATTTGCTTCATTGCAGAAAGGGACTGGAAACAagactgttgccatggcaacaccTTAATGAGTGTCACTTTGTGCCTTATCTAatgtacattactggtgccaagtttgaatatcattaatattctcaattttgtgattcatTACAGTTATTTTGCAATGTTTGTAATGTCACcaattttcaacaaaaacttgaatatctctggaacgaaagaaggaattccaaaatagaaaacaccattcttcatcattttgaaaggtcttcaaaataagcaaaagatattttttacatcAGAGGCACTTTAAAACTCACCAACAAACAGCAAAGACTCTTCCATTTGACTTGCTGAAATAGACATGTTCAAACTATTATTACTCGTATACGAAGAAAAGAGAAGTTGAAATAGTTTTAAAAAGTGACCAATGTCTggttttttaaaagaaacattCCATGAACTAGACTAAACTGATTGGAGATGACAACTTTGAAAAAGAGAATTTGTCACAATGACTTGCAAAATCCCATTGCCTGGACAACTGAAAAAATGGTAATACTCTACCCCTACATGTAGGATTTCAGTTCTTGCAAAATCCTTCTCATCAAAATACATGCTTGTGACAACTTGAACTTTTTCCCTTAGATACCCATAAAGAGGCTGTAAAGAGCATTCAGAAAATgttcattaaattaatatattaattttatatACAAGCCAAAATATTGTAAGTTAC containing:
- the LOC138041684 gene encoding coiled-coil domain-containing protein 93-like; this encodes MATVLFPVPFCNEANILDFEQISTGRCFLFKIICGYTVTFNNFQSRSPFFLFSIGFLFTCAKFVLLKFHRQYGFSKEQRDKVKKEQAEKKKAAAAAIPGRMKSELASEEDECVVEQKRLKSLLKGISVMEGKEDSLSCNTVGSIVGLQSEEISRIASEYRMLKGCVWNMVVILL